One part of the Gemmatimonadales bacterium genome encodes these proteins:
- a CDS encoding DUF3536 domain-containing protein — protein MHHVIIHGHFYQPPREDPWLDLVPPEPSAAPAHDWNERITRECYQPLAAARVLGADGKIIDVVNAYAWCSFDVGPTLHRWLDRYAPAVGAAFVEGDRASVARLGHGNAMAMPYHHVILPLVSRRDKVTEVRWGIRDFTTRFGRPPEGIWLPETAVDEETLDVVAGEGIRFTVLAPSQVDVVPAFGRPGRWRGSAGRELAVFVYDGMLAHQVAFGDALTRADEWEKSLTSPFPSRDGGPSVVSIATDGETFGHHHRFGDLALAAVIHRIGRRSDASMTNYATVLRASPPQHDVRIVSPSSWSCPHGVDRWRLACGCRISAGSSQEWRVTLRQALDRLYAGITAAVEHRWPSAAGDLWNARDAAGPSIEHVDALPAEARRLLAAESHALAMFTSCAWFFDDLGRIEPAIVMRHAARALQLLGPEDRTQLEGTLVETLAGAHSADPAKGSGAAIWHRDVITGADGFVKLAAGLGAMRALAPDLLDDIAVPPHRWRLDGDDIVVTDGESGEELRWRVDVVTPGILPSVASVRAIPGHSAVRVTAREYPDPIRTALRDVVTPMAYDAALLPSDAALVRAGLLDIPSARLRAVAGAWALIDRDGIDEAGVVLHAALDLFDADGTPIPDEVRTQGYLRLFPLATSPARQSLADRLGVKVAHAR, from the coding sequence ATGCATCACGTCATCATCCACGGCCATTTCTACCAGCCGCCGCGCGAGGATCCGTGGCTCGACCTCGTCCCGCCCGAACCGAGCGCCGCGCCAGCCCATGACTGGAATGAGCGCATTACGCGCGAGTGCTATCAGCCGCTCGCCGCGGCGCGCGTCCTCGGCGCCGACGGCAAGATCATCGACGTCGTCAACGCGTACGCGTGGTGCTCCTTCGACGTCGGCCCCACCCTGCACCGCTGGCTCGATCGGTACGCACCTGCGGTCGGCGCCGCCTTCGTGGAGGGCGATCGTGCCTCGGTTGCGCGACTCGGCCATGGCAACGCAATGGCGATGCCGTACCACCACGTCATCCTGCCGCTGGTGTCACGGCGCGACAAGGTCACCGAAGTGCGCTGGGGAATCCGCGATTTCACCACGCGCTTCGGCCGGCCACCGGAAGGGATCTGGCTCCCCGAGACTGCCGTCGATGAGGAGACGCTCGATGTCGTCGCCGGCGAGGGGATTCGCTTCACCGTCCTGGCGCCGAGCCAGGTCGATGTCGTCCCGGCATTCGGGCGGCCGGGTCGGTGGCGCGGCAGCGCCGGGCGCGAGCTGGCGGTCTTCGTCTACGACGGGATGCTGGCCCACCAGGTTGCATTCGGCGATGCGTTGACACGCGCCGACGAATGGGAGAAATCGCTCACAAGTCCGTTTCCCTCGCGCGACGGCGGCCCGAGCGTGGTGTCGATCGCCACCGACGGCGAAACATTCGGCCACCACCACCGATTTGGCGATCTGGCGCTCGCCGCGGTGATCCATCGCATCGGCCGCCGCTCCGACGCGTCAATGACGAACTACGCGACAGTGCTCCGCGCATCGCCACCGCAGCACGATGTGAGGATCGTGTCCCCGAGCTCGTGGAGCTGTCCGCACGGCGTCGACCGCTGGCGGCTGGCGTGCGGGTGCCGGATATCGGCCGGATCCTCGCAAGAATGGCGCGTCACGCTGCGGCAGGCGCTCGATCGGTTGTACGCCGGGATCACGGCCGCGGTGGAGCACCGCTGGCCGTCCGCCGCGGGCGACCTCTGGAACGCGCGGGACGCAGCTGGCCCATCGATCGAGCATGTCGACGCGCTGCCGGCCGAGGCGCGACGGTTGCTGGCTGCTGAGTCGCACGCGCTGGCGATGTTCACGTCGTGCGCCTGGTTCTTTGACGATCTCGGACGCATCGAACCGGCGATCGTAATGCGACACGCCGCGCGCGCGTTGCAACTGCTCGGTCCGGAGGATCGCACGCAGCTCGAGGGCACGCTGGTCGAGACGCTCGCTGGTGCGCACAGCGCCGACCCCGCGAAGGGGAGCGGCGCTGCGATCTGGCATCGAGACGTGATCACCGGCGCCGATGGGTTTGTGAAGCTGGCGGCCGGCCTCGGTGCGATGCGTGCGCTCGCACCAGACCTCCTTGACGACATCGCAGTGCCGCCGCATCGCTGGCGCCTCGACGGCGACGACATCGTCGTGACCGACGGAGAATCCGGCGAAGAACTCCGCTGGCGCGTCGACGTGGTCACGCCGGGAATTCTCCCCTCCGTCGCCTCCGTTCGCGCGATTCCAGGCCACAGCGCGGTCCGGGTCACGGCCCGCGAGTATCCCGATCCAATCCGCACGGCACTCCGTGATGTCGTTACGCCAATGGCGTACGACGCGGCACTGCTGCCGAGCGATGCGGCCCTCGTTCGCGCCGGGCTTCTGGACATCCCGTCCGCGCGGTTGCGCGCGGTTGCCGGCGCCTGGGCATTGATCGACCGCGACGGAATCGATGAAGCGGGAGTCGTTCTGCACGCGGCACTCGATCTGTTCGACGCTGACGGAACGCCGATTCCCGATGAGGTTCGCACCCAGGGATACCTCCGATTGTTCCCGCTCGCCACGTCACCAGCGCGCCAATCTCTCGCCGACCGATTGGGAGTGAAGGTTGCCCACGCGCGCTGA